A portion of the Polaribacter cellanae genome contains these proteins:
- a CDS encoding YkgJ family cysteine cluster protein, with amino-acid sequence MEKRLQELPKLAQEVKKESEKYFTRLKKRTPKRLDYLMQELHDKEFEKTDCLTCGNCCKTTSPIFTDTDVERIAKYLKIKVAVFQEQYLERDEDDFMVLKTAPCSFFDESDNTCFIYKVRPKACAEYPHTNRKKFIGITDLTIANTAICPATYNIVEKLKEVLPLEGNKKVRRK; translated from the coding sequence ATGGAAAAACGTTTACAAGAACTCCCAAAATTAGCACAAGAAGTAAAGAAAGAAAGCGAAAAATATTTTACGAGATTAAAGAAACGAACGCCAAAAAGATTGGATTATTTAATGCAAGAATTGCACGATAAAGAGTTTGAAAAAACTGACTGTTTAACGTGTGGAAATTGCTGTAAAACTACAAGTCCGATTTTTACAGATACAGATGTAGAAAGAATTGCAAAGTATTTAAAGATAAAAGTTGCCGTTTTTCAAGAGCAGTATTTAGAGAGAGATGAAGACGATTTTATGGTGCTAAAAACGGCTCCTTGTTCATTTTTTGATGAATCTGATAATACGTGTTTTATCTACAAAGTAAGACCCAAAGCATGTGCTGAATATCCGCATACAAATCGTAAAAAGTTTATTGGAATAACAGATTTAACGATTGCAAATACAGCCATTTGTCCTGCTACTTATAATATTGTAGAGAAATTAAAAGAGGTTTTACCTTTGGAAGGAAATAAGAAGGTTAGGAGGAAATAA
- a CDS encoding ATP-binding protein, protein MKTEIERAVINVVHKKAQPNKVILLVGARRVGKTRFIKKYIHNFPPAKILKLNGEDIDDAELLARRSVANYKRLLKGIDLLAIDEAQHIPNIGLILKLIIDEIDGIKIIVTGSSMFDLNNQLGEPLVGRKYTIYMYPLSQIEFSKYENYKITSEKLEERLLFGGYPELVYLDSWEDKQDYLQEIINDYLLKDILIFQNIKKADKIYNLLRLLAFQVGNEVSLNELGNQLQISKNTVENYLDLLTKVFVVFKVEGYSKNLRKEVTKSSKWYFYDVGIRNAIIKNFNILQNRNDVGQLWENYLIVERMKKQEYKKMLRNNYFWRTYDQQELDWLEEKAEKLNAFEFKWNSTKKVKIPTAFGKAYENADFELINNENYLDFIT, encoded by the coding sequence ATGAAAACAGAGATAGAAAGAGCTGTTATTAATGTAGTTCATAAAAAAGCGCAACCAAATAAAGTAATTTTATTGGTAGGCGCAAGACGTGTTGGAAAAACACGGTTTATAAAAAAATACATTCATAATTTTCCTCCTGCTAAAATTTTAAAATTAAATGGAGAAGATATAGACGATGCAGAATTATTAGCAAGAAGAAGTGTTGCAAATTATAAACGTTTATTAAAAGGTATCGATTTATTAGCTATTGATGAAGCGCAACATATACCTAATATTGGTTTAATTTTAAAGTTAATTATAGATGAAATTGACGGCATAAAAATAATTGTTACAGGAAGTTCTATGTTCGATTTAAACAACCAATTAGGTGAACCTTTAGTGGGGAGAAAATATACAATTTATATGTATCCATTAAGTCAGATTGAATTTTCTAAATACGAAAACTATAAAATAACTTCAGAAAAATTAGAAGAAAGATTGTTGTTTGGTGGGTATCCAGAATTGGTATATTTAGATAGTTGGGAAGACAAACAAGACTATTTACAAGAAATTATAAATGATTATTTATTAAAAGATATTCTAATTTTTCAGAATATAAAAAAGGCAGATAAAATTTATAATTTACTAAGATTATTGGCCTTTCAAGTTGGAAATGAAGTTTCATTAAACGAATTAGGAAATCAGCTTCAAATTTCTAAAAACACCGTTGAAAATTATTTAGATTTATTAACCAAAGTATTTGTGGTTTTTAAAGTTGAAGGATACAGTAAAAACCTACGCAAAGAAGTTACAAAATCCAGCAAATGGTATTTTTATGATGTGGGCATTCGAAATGCGATTATAAAAAATTTTAATATTCTACAAAACAGAAATGATGTAGGGCAATTGTGGGAAAACTACCTAATTGTAGAACGTATGAAGAAGCAAGAATATAAAAAAATGCTTCGTAATAATTATTTTTGGAGAACTTACGACCAACAAGAATTAGATTGGTTAGAAGAGAAAGCCGAAAAACTAAATGCTTTTGAGTTTAAATGGAACAGTACTAAAAAAGTAAAAATCCCTACAGCATTTGGGAAAGCGTATGAAAATGCAGATTTTGAATTGATAAATAACGAAAATTACTTGGATTTTATTACTTAA